GAAGTTGATGCGAACGACAGACCTTAATGAGGTTATCGAATTGCATTGAAAGATCTCGAGTGCGACTCAGTGAAAATGTCAATCGcaaaaataggaaaaacacaagctaaaaataaaaagtgccGGCGTTTTTGTGCCATTTCCCCACCACTCAACAATGTTTCACATTTAAACTAATTACTCTCTTCATTTTCTTTCAGTTTACACTAGAGACTAAAAGGATCAACAGGAAAAAATGGGTAAAGCTCAGAGCAAGCGTTCAATCGACATCACCACCGATCCCAAGAAGGTCGGCGAGGGGGATGAGGTGGCCGGCAAGGTGGAGAAGATTGATGTGGACCAGAAGACGGACGCACCGGCGGTGAACGGTGATGCTGCCACGCCCAAAGAAGGAGGCGATGAAGCAGCGGCGACGGGAGAGGTAAGCAAaaggaataaaataatttaagcggctcttaaaaaaccaaattgatCTAggcataaacataaatatttcttattacGTACCATTCTAAGCCCATTTTATTTCCCCCCCAGAAAAAGGAAACGGAGGAACATTCTGAGAACGACAAAGATCTGACCACCGAAAAGAGTGCCGCAGCTGCTGAAGGTGGAGATGCGGCTGCTGAAACGGCGAAGGGCGAGGAGGGTTCTCCCAAGGAGGGAGCAGCTGCCGCTGGCGAGGATATCACCCCGCTGGCCGATGAAAGCAtcaagtccaagtccaagaAGGATAAGGTCAAAAAGAAGTGGTCCTTCCGCAGCATCTCCTTTGGCAAGAAGGACAAACAGAAGCCTGCCAAGTCGGAGGAGGCGGTCTCCCCCACCTCTGGTACAACGTCGCCCACGACGGCCGAAGCAGAAGCTGCTCCAGCTGCGGATGCAGCTCCAACGGAGGCCACAAACGGCGAGGCCGAAAAGACAGCCGAGGTAAGTGATCTCTGCCACATGTGGCAATATTTCCCTTGACTCGGTAAATAATATTATCGTACCATTTTTATTAGACTGCCGCTGCTGAGCCCACCAAAGAGACTGCGTCCAAGGATGAGGCGAAGCCCGCCGAGAATGGATCGGCGAGCGAGCAGGAGAAACAGGCCAACGGGGAAGCCGAGAAGGCGTCGCCAGCACCAACAACAGTTGAGGAAGCGGCACAGCCCAAGCCCGCCGAGGAACCAGCCACTACCACTGCCACCGAGTCGAACACTGCTGCCACCACCACTGCCACCGAAGAAGTTCCCGTGAAAGAGAGCCAGCCAGAACCGGAAGTGGTTACCAATGGACATGGAGCCGGGGATGGAGAGGCGCTTACCAATGGATCAAGCAATGGACTGGCCGAATCTCCAGTGGCCGAGACAGCACCGGCAGTTGACAACATTCCAAGCAACGTTGATGACGAGCAGCCGCACCAGAATGGCACCAATGGCACTACCACGCCCCCGCCCACTCCCGTGGCCGTCGAGACCGAGAAGGGACAGCAAATTGAGGTAAACAACCACACAAGAACAGACAGCACtacacacaacaacaacaacagcaaaaactTCACTGTAAATACaagtacaacaacaacaacaacaaccaaaaaaacaacaaccgaAATCACAGAAAACACAGCACTAAAAACAATAAGTACAGAAACCGAAAGAACTTGCACAGGCACTGTGACCGAGACCGTTGTATCAGCCGCAGAGTTAGTTCAGACCCAAACAATCCTAACCAAAACAACCAACACGATCCTTCCCACCTCCCACACGCAGGCCAGCATTGAAGCAGTTACCACGACCACTAGCCAGGCGGAGGAGGAAGTTGTGGCGGCGATCATCAAGGCGGTTAGCAGCGAGCTTGAAGCCGAAACGGAGACTGAGACGGAGGCTGAGGGATTCGTGGTTGTTGCTCCTGTGTCCCCCGAAGTTGAAGTACCCGTTTCCATTTCCCCTGTTGCATTCGTGGCAGAAGTTCCCGGAGTTGAAACCGAATCCGTGGCCGAGGTTGCCAAACTCGAAACTGAATCCGTGGCCGAGGTTGCCAAAGTTGAAACTGAATCCGTGACTGAGGTTCCTAAAGTGGAAACGGAGGCTGCTGCTGAAGTTCCCGAAGTTGAATCCCAATCCTCTATCTTGGAGACCAGGAGCAGCAGTCCGCCACCTCCGTTGCCCAAATCCCCGCCTCCATCTCGAGTCTCTGCCTTTGTCCTTTCCGATGAAGTTATCGAGGAGCAGGTAACCCCCAACAACACCCCCGAAGTAAACCGTGATGAGATCGAGCAGCAGGCCATGAGCATTGTGGCTGAGATCACCGAACAGGCGGCAGTAATTCTCACGGAAAAGGAGAAACAAGAGGAGGATTCCGAACTAGAGGAGTCTGTTCCTGTAGATGTTGAAGAGATCGCCGCCGTCACCGCTGACGCCGCCGCCTTCAGGGTTGAAGTTGAGGAGGAAGTTTCTTCAGTTAAAAACGAGGAAGAAACAGCTCCCTCTCAAACGGCTGAGATCATTTCTTCTACGCACCCGGATGTTGTCCAGGAAACTAATGTACAACAACCAACATCCGACGAAGAAGAATATGTGCCAGTTCCAGCTTTCATTGATCCTGCGGATCTGAAGGAAACTGTTGCTGTCACACAAGAGACCCTTACTGATCAAGAGGAGGCTGTTGAGGAGGCGGCAATTAAGGATCAAGTTGAAACCCACCAAGAAGAAACCTCCGAACAAGAAACATCAGACCAAGAAGCCATATCTGAGGATGCGCATAGCGATAACGATAAGGAGAACGATAACGGAAACGACCTGGTCGGAAACATAATTAGCGATCTGGATGCCCCGATCACCAAAGCAGTTGGCGAACTCCTCCTGGCAGAATTGGATGTGAGACCCACGGAACAGGAGGGCGAGAGCAACAACAAGGTGAATGTGAATAGCAACTGGCAGTGACTATAAAAACTGCAACTTCaactcttaaaaaaataataaaaaaaaacaaaacacctCGACTTCAACACACCATAACCATTATTGCATCTGCCGCTCCATTTGGTGGGCATGGATTTATGTCCGGGGCGTGTGCCCCTCCTGCTTTCTCCACTCTGTGTGTGTCTCACTCGAATGGCATCAGTTAATCTGCTGCTGGTAGCGCGCTTGTTGCCGTAGTTAATACGTAGTTCGTTAGTGTTTGGTACATTGATTGATCTCTTTATTGATTTGCTCGGGGGATTGCATGCATTTTTTGGTGATGTAAAGCGAATGAAGTACGTACTACTAAACCGAGGATAAGCCGACTGCATTTCGGTGTATTTAACCACACAACCAACCAAGCCCATAAACTCAACTTTCAACTGCATTCATTCTAatccacacatacacacaaaaagtacaaatttaaaaaacagaaaattgcTCCCAATTCCCATCTACCGCTCTGTCCTAACCGAAAAAAATCTGTTTGGCTGTCGTAACTCTTGCGCTCTCACTAAAACCAAAGACCATTAAAATACACAACTGTACCTAAATGTtgaacacacaaacacaaatcgcttattatattaaatacattatttttgtataccattttgttttgtttttgcgctGGCGATTGCCTTTTGTCATTGTCGcgtccttttccttttttttccctaattgttgttgttgtgctttaagtttttaatcttttttgcATACGAACAGAGAGTGTTATAATTTAAaccatataaatatttaataacattttattccTTTCGTTTTTCACAGGTGGATCTCGCCAAGGATCTGAAGGAGAAGAATGCCGCGGCAGACGTTACAACACAGGAACAACTGCCCGTTACATGCGAATAATCCTACtcataattattatatataatattacatattattaaaaacaaaacaacaaacgatacaagcaacaacaaaagaacGCAAcgtaaaacaacaaacaattaCAAGATAAAcgagataaaaacaaaacaaaacaaaaacaaaaaacaagtaaaaatacattttttaacatttacatattttaaataatttttgtacgAACTTCATATCCCTAAACCAAGATATACGCAAGCAAAAGTCAGAGTTAAACGTGACACCACCATCAACGCCACGCCACGCCACCACTGCAAACAATGCAACCACTGCAACCACACAACCACCCCACTCAAACACCCACGCGCAGGCATCAATAGTTTTGTATTGGTGCCTCTGAATTCCAGATCGGGGGAATCCCCctaaaaaacaacacacaacCATCACCCATCAAGCACACACATCCACCACACATGCGCATACATACCATTCTCATATTGATGATCTTGATAGATAAAAAGAATCAACAAATCATATACGATGAAATGATGAAAGTGAGgagaattttttgaataatttctACTATACATTTAACTGTAAGTTCGaagaaatttgtaaagaaTTTTTGGACGAAATATtggataaaatatatattataaaatataaaacccaAAAGCGTGCTTCACTCATATTGACCGGCTGAGAAAATAGAAAGATACACAGAACCGCAGAAAggaaacacaatttttttttaagttttagttcTGTTTTGAGTCCGATTCCTCTTTAAtataactacaaaaaaatagtttttcttttcaatatACATGATGTAACCAAGTGTTACAAAAATAACCATTTGTCCTGGCAAACTGGAGTAAGCGCTAAGATTATGTTCTAAGTACATTCTTAATATTTCGTAATGGTTAATTTAAAGTAACAAAATGTTACTACAAACAAACTACAAAAGCTCCAACGAAAGCTTCAAAAGCGAAACAAACGAAACTAAGAAATGATAAAGAAAAGCAAATACTAATTGTGCGTCTTTTGCAACTAAATAGAAAGTCCTACTAAGTACACTAAATgtattcaataaattaaagcgTTTACTTTTACGCTGCGCAACGTAAAGAAATATGGTCAAAAAGAATTTGCCATCCAACAAAGAGGCGAACATTATAGATTATAGGCGAAACCAAAATTGTTTCCAAATCGAATCAAAGGCCACAGGAGGACCTCTCCAGTTCGGAGGAGGCCACTCAGCATCTGACAAAAAAGCGCTGCTTGTGCAGGtgtagttgctgctgcttccgGCGATAATCCGGCACATTCCGGAGTATGAAAACGGCTGCGAAGAGCATGTAGAGCGACGACAGCATGATGAGCACGGGAAAGGAGAAAACGATGTGCGCCATCCGGACCTTCCGCTGAGCTATTGGCGAGTAGAGGTAGTCACCTGCAAAAATCAACGAGATTATATAGTCAAATCTGGATATTGGGGTGGATCAATTAGCACAGAAGAAAACAGTAAAACATTTAACCAAGGGAAAGTAATTCAAGTCCAACTCGAGTTATACgtttagaaaaaaaaggtGATTGATCTGAAGATACAATGTATCCAAGAAGTAGCCTTTTTTCGGGTTTGCGATTAGATTTTCGCTACTGAAGGTCAGTctatagaaaaaaaactgaacaattagataaatgaataaataaaataaattcatgtCGATCTGAAGTTATACGTTAAGCATAAAGAAACATATTTAGGCATCAGCAAAGACTGCTATTAAAGtttgaatatatttaagaagaaGCCCTTTAATGATTTTAGCTAGATTTTCAAATGGATTCGTTGTTTTATTTGCTCagtttttaattgataaaattgtaatttattgaatttaaggACGGATTTTTAGGGATTTGCAAGAAACCTTCACAGGCTTTGAAAATATGTCGTATCCGCCAGTTACTACTTCTTTTAGAATCTAGAATCTGTTATggttatattatattatatatatcatataatatattatatattatatgatttAAGCACTTAAAATTGCTAAATTTGGATGACTAAATTAACTATAAGAACGATTAAGAAAACTTTCCGGTTGTGGCAACAAgatttgatttagtttttaatgcCATTGGtagagtttttaaaattgcttatGATCTTTTCATTTTGGATCAAGGAAGGAGGAGACCACTCACCATTCCAGTTCTTGTAGGCGCATCTTTCTCCATCGTAGTCGTTCACGCAGAGGCAGGAGTGAAACACTGTGTTGTTGACCATCGGATGCTGGAAGCAGGTGCCCCCATTGAGACAGAAGCTAGTGTTGTACGCCCCGCTGCAGGGCAGCATCTGAATCTCGGTCTCTTTGCTCTGGATCGATTCCCTGTCTGTTGCTGGCGCGGGTGTGCTCGACTCGGGCGGACTGGACGAGCTCTGGTCGTCGGGTGGCGGTTCTCCTGTGTGTGTTACGGTTGCGGGCGTTGTCACTGTCTTGGGGGCGGTGGTTGGAGTGCTGCTATCGCTGGTCAACCAGGTTGCAGTACTGGCATCGAGGATATCCGCTGCCCGTGCAGGTTCCACTTCCCCAGTGGTCTCCTCAACTGGTTGTTCATACAGTTGGCTGTCCATGTCCGGCTTAAGATCCGTCTCGGGATGCAGCTGCTCTGCTGCCTCTTGGGCCGAAGCCTCAAGCTGTTTGCTCTGGAGCTCAAGACGGTTGAACAACTCAACCGCTGTTTCCTGGATCTGCTGCTGCAACTCGTGCGCATGCTCGTGCATATGGCTGTGCTGATGCTGCACAATTTTAAGCGTATGCTCTCGGAGCAGTAAGATCCGGCTCGAACAACAATCTACAGGACACAAAGTTGAAAAGATATGGTTGAGAGGGAGTGAATCTTTATTGTGGAATTTGAGCCTGGTCTTTTTCTGCCTATTCCCATTATATGCAGTAAGCTCACTGAATTTTCATATTAATCATATAAAtgatttacttaaaaattgaaGATTTGAAGACATTTATTTTAGCTTTCATCCAAATGTAAGTATGTATCTAGGTTTAAGcttaaatcgattttaaaaatgttcgtTTGGATAAAACAGACACAGTAGcgaattgttttaatttcagcaaacaaattttataaagtgtGGATTTAGGCCTTCTTATAATATGCTAGTGTATTGAGTATTTGTTTTAGTAAAAATcactaaaaaataagttaatatgggccacataattaaaattgtcgTTAAACCTGGGAGTTTAGTATTCTTAGCTATACCGTTGActctaaaatattcaaaacaagTTTGTTAGGAACTtttgctgagaagcttgtTTGTTTAGTACAATGTGTacataaatgtaatatttttaatgttgaaaattatttttttaaacacatcaCTATCTTAGCTACAAGTGCTATCTTTGATTTAATGATAAATTACGCATGTATAACAATTAACACAGTAAATAAGAGGAAAATTGATTCCAAAATTTGTTGTTCGAcaaagttttgaaaaactttctCGCCAGAAATAGCTATTTTCATTTGAGAACCTGGCAATACTGTCATGCGATTTGGGGATCTGGATTCAGGTGTGGACGACTGGGAATGGCTTACCTGTGACGGCGACAATTGTTGAGAGCAcgaaaattactttaaatatcCGAGTAAATGGGAATCGCATCATTGGAAAACGCTGGCGGGCGTTCCGAAAACAAAATTGAGTAGGTGAACCGATTGTCCACCACTAGGAAAAGTGAGTCAATGGATCTAGGGATCGAGCGGCGTGCTGGCCGCAAATGCAATTTGGCGTCGCAACGGAGGCAAAAACATACTACACACTTGCATCTCCTTGTGGATTTtactgcaaaataaaaatagaacaTTTTAGCGCCTCCACATTTTATGTCACACGAGcacgacacacacacaaagaaaaataacacTAAAAACTGATGATCCAAGAGCTTATTATAGACCCACGTACTGGAGCAGAAATGTCGCCTGGAAAAGGCTgcgacattttatttatttattacaatgGATCGTGAATCATTTTATGTAttggcaaaattaaatagttaaacTTAGGAGCAGCAAGCGCGGGAAGCGGGCTCTTTTCTGCTCTGCCTTGATTTTAGGTCTTGTTGCGCGCACTTCGGAAAAGAGAGTAAAGACTAAGGAAAACAGAGCCAGAGAATCAGATGGATCCCATCGGCATGCGCCATGAATGAAATCGCACGGTGAGAGGAAAGAGCGATGAGAACGCCCCCCCCCAAAGAGAAGCTATCGTCCAAGAAATTAGATTAAGAGAGAAAATTACAGTTATTCAATTTAACTCCTCTTTACTTTATACTGCATACTTCTAGGAAAGGTTAAGAGTACCACATTTAAAGgctaagaaataaaaatgcgtttggaaaaaatttcaaaactcATGGGAAGATCAATTTAAAAGTTCATATCGTAAagacataaaaatttaaaaccgcaaaaatatctttgaaataataataggGTAAAATGTGCCTAGTTTTCTTgctttcaaaactttaaatgtttctaAGACTTTTTGAATAAAGAACAAAAGAATTTacatcaaacaaaattgtatgtattaaataatgacaacaaaataaataaacttataaaaaaaaaagtggcacattataaaaaacaagaaaatgaaGTTAACTTTGTCTACAAGTAGTCTGTTTCtattttttccaatttaacgaagtttaatttttaacttcatctgttatttttgtatataattttttttttttaatttatttgctttaatcTACAATTAgtcattgtaaattttaagtaCAGCGGTTAAAGTGAGTCGACCAACGAATTTTTACTTTGGATTTTCCCCCGAATGGCATTTCTGAAGTCGGGGGACATTCTAGAGCCAAAACTACCAAACCGaattttcagaattttttttaaaacattcaatACACATGTAAATCAACAAGTAATCatgaagattttttttagttttcgttaaataaaatttataataataaaggGATTTAGTGTGCACCAGGGGAATTCTATTACCTTTTAAACGCAGTATTATCTACATTTTTTAGATGTTCCTGTGATGTCTTATGATGTTGAttgaaaactacatttttttcggAGTAGCGCTGACACGCCCCTATGTGTCAATATTTTTGGATGCATTTTTTTCAggatacttaaaataaaaatatgtaacgtgtataaaatataaattgcacaacattgtacaaaattaaaataaaaataacgaaagtataccttttttttgctttgaaaCAATAAATTCCTTAAGGTTTATTTTCGTTTCATGTTTGCAGCCGAGATTTATACACACCAAGTTTTTcaggtattttttaaaatataaatttagttaatttattgCCTAGCTTTATGCTTAATAAAGAGTACAAAAGACTAATTAGATATCGACTAATAAATATCCCAGCAGAATTTGAACTATTACGCGCacttgataaaaataaattcaaaaaaactATGGCAACTACCCTTTAGGATTGGGGGTCCAGAGGAGAAACTCCCAAGTGGGTGTTTCCCAGGAAGTCCAGCTCGGAGCTCTGGACAATGACGCGTCCGATGTCCTGGGGTTGCAGGTAGACAGGAGCATTGATCGCCGTCGTAGCCAGCTGATCCAAGGACTCCTGTTGCAGCTTGGCGGCCAAGGAGCGGCGTAGCAATCTTTCCACAAATGTGCGAAGCACATGCCCAAGCACAGTGAGGGCCACTGGCTGTGAGACACCAGGAGGAGATTCCTCCGGCTCCAGCGTGATGTTGATGTCCTTGCACATTTCCTGGACCAGCTGCAAGGCGGATTCCAAATGCTTCGGTGGGGGTAAATAAAGCAGATGGCGATTGTTCACCACTTGGAGGGATCTACTTGTTAACTGAGTTTCCCTGGTGTCTTGCGAATGGGGCTTGTCCACGCCCAACACATCGATAAACTCTTTATCCCGCATCTTCTGGTCGTGACCACGTAGCCTTTGCGTTTGCTTGGCTATCCAAGCATCCAGCCTATTGCCAGAGCTGAGACTACTGAAGGCCGAGATTAGCTGGTGTGGCCCGCCCTTTAGCTGCTCCTGCACCCGCTGAGCCAGTTGCTCCTCTGCCCCCAGTTTCTGCTTTCGTTTCCTATCCTCGCTGGGCAAAACCATTTTGAGTGGCGGCGTGTAACCATGGACCCTGGCGAATACCACTATTTCTCGCAGGCTCCAGTAGTGCTCCTTCCCACTGCCATCCAGTTGCTGCAGCTTGTGGTGTTGCAATAAACAGCGGCGCAGGAGTCGTGCCCGCATGAACTCAAAGCATCGTTGCTTTAGAGCAGTTTGCTGATGAAATTCGTCGAGGGTTGTACACGTGAAGTTATATTCCTTCTTCTGATCGGTCGCTGCTAGCGGCAGTCGTCGCAACAGGAACTCAACGGCACTACGCATGCCCTGGAAGTGCGAACTTGCAAATATATGCTCTAGCCTACGGGGTCTCGTCTGCAGAGGAGTTTCAACCAGCTGAGCAGCACTGTGGGACATCACTGGCCTTTCCTCCACCTCCCCGCTCATGTTCGCATACCCGTGATCATGCTGCATGCACTGCAGCAAATGCCAGCGTTTCATCGACGGCGGTTTGAGGAGACTTAATTGTGGCTTCAGTAGCGATTGCTGCTTTGCAGCCTGCTTAAGTTTCCGCTGGAAGGGATCAATGATATACAGCTTGCCTGCTCGCTGGATCACAACATTCTTCTTGCCCTGGTGATGGCCATTGCGCACAGGCTTAATGTTTGGCCGATCGGGCGATGATTCCTGAGACGCCCTCTGCGACGGATTCACTGACGAAAACTCATGACGCTGCCTCTCTGGCAAAGATTCTTGCCTCGGACTTCTGCCATTCACTGGTAGATAGACCACCGAAGGTCGAGAGGCGCTGACGGGAGTTGCATTTAATCGCAGCTGAGGCCTGGGCGGGGTGGCTGGACTGGGCGGCTGTTTTCTGGGACTGTAGCTTAACTTCAGCGGCTCCGAGACCAGCACCGTGGGTTCAATTTGCTCAATGTCGTCGctcatttcaattttgttaatgCCCGCAAACAAATTGTCATCCAATTCCTCCTTGTTTTGGGTGATGGAAATGGTGCGTGGCTTGCAGGACTCCACCGGAGATGCAGGCAGTGGATGCTCGAAAAGAGGAATAGCCGGCGCAGGAGGAGCAGGTTTTGCAGGTGAAAGCTTTGAAGTAGTCACGGGCTTTACACTTTTCCTTTTCGTCATTGCCTTTTCTGCTCTCAGCCAGATTTCCACAGTAGTCTCGGCACCCATCGTGTGCAAACCACACATAGTTTTGTCCAGCACCACCGTGTGCATAAGCTGTACGGGCTTCTGTTTTAAGTGCTCTTGGAAGAACAACTGAATGCGCATAGGAAACTCGCCCCAGCCTCGGCGTGTTATCTGAAACGGAGGACTATGCACGTCCACAATGTCGTTGGGGCGGTAGGAATGATGCAGCTGAAAGCGCACCTACAAAGGCAAGGCGAGGAAATGTTATAGGCATTCGTTGTTTTCATCTTTTTAGATATATACTTGCCTTTTTAATGTAAGAACCAAGTGGTTGTGGTAGCCCTTTGCCCTGCACATAGGCCAACCACTTGTAGATCAAAGCTTGTTCGCCATTGGATTTCTCTCGGGAACCTTCACCAATGTACTTGGAAGTGTTTCCCACCACAAAGTTGAACTTATTCTTGTTGTTAAGCCGCGAGGCATTCAGCTCCAGTTGCTTTTCGTAGGCCTGTCGACTGGTGCAAGGCTGCTCATCCTCGAGTTTTATCGAAATGGAAGGCGGAGGCTGCTGCTCTTGCTGATCCTTGGAGTGATCGGTCACGATGCCCTGATCCTTGATCTTCCGCTGTCGCCTTCTCTCCGCTCGTCGATGAGCCGGGTTCCTCAGCCTGATGGTTTGCTTGGCCAAGGTGGCCGCCGTGCGCTCTGGCAGGTGATTCTGGATGGGAACTGGTCGCTTGCCAACGATTTTCTTGATGGCCGGGTGCAGAGGCAACTGAGGGGCGGAAAGGTCGTCCCCAAACAGGCTGTCACCACGCACCTTGGCCACGTCGGCTGCGGTGAGGGGAACCTGTTGCTTCTGGTAGTACTCTCTGACCACCTGGTATCGCAGCCTGTCCAGCAGCTGGCGTCCCTGCATCAGCCGTCGATCGATCTCGGCCAGCTGCTCAACTTTCTGGCTGATTTCGCGCTGGAACTCCAGACGCAGGAGTTTGCGGATGCGCCGGAATTTGTCACAGGGCGGCGGCGGCACCTGTTGCTCCACTTTGGGTCGCTTTCCTTGGGCAGAGGTGAACACCTCTCCGTCACTGGGATCATCCTGATCCTGGCTAGGAAGCACCGTTTGATGGTAGTCCGGATCGTGGTACTCGCTGTGTCTGCGCTTCCTTGGCGAAGCTGCCTGTTGCTGCTTAGCCTTGAGGCGATCGGAGCTTTCGAAAGAGTCTTTGTGATCATCCTGTTCCCGGCCAGGAACCTCCGTTTGCTGATAATCCGGATCGTGGTACTCGCTGTGACTGCGCTTCTTTGGCGGAGCCGCCTGTTGCTGCTCCTCCATGTGCGTGGTCGCGGCACACGCACAGGGCTCGGATCACGTGAGTGCGGCGGGGAACAGCTTCAAGTTATGCCCGAAACGCTCCTCGCATATTTAAGCCGGGGTTATTGGCTgttatttatcaaaaatgtgTAAACAATTGTGATGCGAACGAGGCGGCGCAAACGGAATTATATCGGGGGCGTTGCCACATCGTGGGAGTAGATGCGTGGTGACGATCGCTAGCCAACACTGGTCGTTCAGCTGTTTTCTTTACGCGGGAATCAACGACGCCGCCTCCACGGTAAATTAGAAATACTTATTAATCAAACGCAGCAAAATGGTCGAGCGCATTGAGGATCTCAACCTACCGAATTCCGTGATCGCACGGCTCATCAAGGAGTCCCTGCCGGAGTCGGCCAGCGTC
This genomic stretch from Drosophila gunungcola strain Sukarami unplaced genomic scaffold, Dgunungcola_SK_2 000001F, whole genome shotgun sequence harbors:
- the LOC128262659 gene encoding uncharacterized protein LOC128262659, whose translation is MEEQQQAAPPKKRSHSEYHDPDYQQTEVPGREQDDHKDSFESSDRLKAKQQQAASPRKRRHSEYHDPDYHQTVLPSQDQDDPSDGEVFTSAQGKRPKVEQQVPPPPCDKFRRIRKLLRLEFQREISQKVEQLAEIDRRLMQGRQLLDRLRYQVVREYYQKQQVPLTAADVAKVRGDSLFGDDLSAPQLPLHPAIKKIVGKRPVPIQNHLPERTAATLAKQTIRLRNPAHRRAERRRQRKIKDQGIVTDHSKDQQEQQPPPSISIKLEDEQPCTSRQAYEKQLELNASRLNNKNKFNFVVGNTSKYIGEGSREKSNGEQALIYKWLAYVQGKGLPQPLGSYIKKVRFQLHHSYRPNDIVDVHSPPFQITRRGWGEFPMRIQLFFQEHLKQKPVQLMHTVVLDKTMCGLHTMGAETTVEIWLRAEKAMTKRKSVKPVTTSKLSPAKPAPPAPAIPLFEHPLPASPVESCKPRTISITQNKEELDDNLFAGINKIEMSDDIEQIEPTVLVSEPLKLSYSPRKQPPSPATPPRPQLRLNATPVSASRPSVVYLPVNGRSPRQESLPERQRHEFSSVNPSQRASQESSPDRPNIKPVRNGHHQGKKNVVIQRAGKLYIIDPFQRKLKQAAKQQSLLKPQLSLLKPPSMKRWHLLQCMQHDHGYANMSGEVEERPVMSHSAAQLVETPLQTRPRRLEHIFASSHFQGMRSAVEFLLRRLPLAATDQKKEYNFTCTTLDEFHQQTALKQRCFEFMRARLLRRCLLQHHKLQQLDGSGKEHYWSLREIVVFARVHGYTPPLKMVLPSEDRKRKQKLGAEEQLAQRVQEQLKGGPHQLISAFSSLSSGNRLDAWIAKQTQRLRGHDQKMRDKEFIDVLGVDKPHSQDTRETQLTSRSLQVVNNRHLLYLPPPKHLESALQLVQEMCKDINITLEPEESPPGVSQPVALTVLGHVLRTFVERLLRRSLAAKLQQESLDQLATTAINAPVYLQPQDIGRVIVQSSELDFLGNTHLGVSPLDPQS